A region from the Lycium barbarum isolate Lr01 chromosome 8, ASM1917538v2, whole genome shotgun sequence genome encodes:
- the LOC132605805 gene encoding vacuolar cation/proton exchanger 3-like, producing MGSIRDLENNGEFREEGLERKNDQELIMKKNAQNLSKSGRFRMLRELLVHLQEVILGTKLCLLFPAIPLAVLAQYYQFARPWIFAFSLLGLAPLAERVSFLTEQIAHFTGPTVGGLLNATCGNATEMIIGLFALYQRKIHVLKYSLLGSILSNLLLVLGSSLFCGGLANVKKEQRFDRKQADVNSILLLLGLLCHMLPLMYRLSLGPAIDTINVTTSILGLSRVSSICMLIAYAAYLFFQLRTHRQLFESSEEEELEGKVSEDDEPVIGFWSSFAWLIGMTITIALLSEYVVGTIEAASDSWGISVSFISLILLPIVGNAAEHAGSIIFALKNKLDISLGVALGSASQISMFVVPLCVIMGWIIGVDMDLDFSLLETGSLAFSIILVAFTLQDGTSHYMKGVVLCLAYCAIAACFFFHRVPINIDNSSSRSLTA from the exons ATGGGTTCTATAAGGGACTTGGAGAATAATGGAGAATTTAGGGAGGAAGGGTTAGAAAGAAAAAATGATCAAGAATTGATCATGAAGAAAAATGCACAAAATTTGTCAAAATCTGGTCGTTTTAGGATGCTAAGGGAATTATTGGTTCATCTTCAAGAAGTTATATTAGGAACAAAGCTTTGCTTGCTATTTCCAGCTATCCCTTTGGCAGTGCTAGCTCAATACTATCAGTTTGCAAGA CCTTGGATTTTTGCTTTTAGTTTGCTTGGACTTGCACCGCTTGCTGAACGTGTCAGCTTCTTGACTGA ACAAATTGCTCACTTCACTGGCCCAACAG TTGGGGGTCTACTTAATGCAACATGTGGCAATGCAACTGAGATGATAATAGGATTATTTGCACTTTATCAaaggaaaatacatgttctaAAGTACTCTCTTTTGGGATCAATTCTTTCAAACCTTCTTCTTGTTCTTGGAAGCTCTCTATTTTGTGGAGGACTTGCCAATGTTAAGAAGGAACAGAGATTTGACAGG AAACAAGCTGATGTAAACTCCATCCTCCTTCTACTGGGATTGCTTTGCCACATGTTGCCGCTGATGTATAGATTGTCTTTGGGGCCAGCAATTGACACTATTAATGTAACAACATCAATATTGGGGTTGTCTAGAGTTAGCAGCATTTGTATGCTTATAGCATATGCTGCTTATCTCTTCTTTCAACTGAGGACACACAGACAATTGTTTGAATCTTCCGAGGAG GAGGAATTAGAAGGTAAAGTTTCAGAAGATGATGAGCCGGTGATTGGATTTTGGAGTTCATTTGCTTGGTTGATTGGCATGACTATAACTATTGCTCTATTATCCGAGTACGTTGTTGGTACAATTGAG GCTGCATCAGATTCTTGGGGGATTTCTGTGAGTTTCATAAGCTTAATATTGTTGCCTATAGTGGGAAATGCAGCAGAACATGCTGGATCCATCATCTTTGCTTTGAAGAACAAATTG GATATTTCCTTAGGTGTTGCTTTGGGGTCAGCTTCTCAGATTTCAATGTTTGTG GTACCTTTATGTGTGATTATGGGTTGGATAATTGGCGTGGATATGGATTTGGATTTTAGCCTACTTGAAACTGGTTCTCTTGCTTTCTCAATCATCCTCGTTGCCTTCACCTTGCAG GATGGAACCTCACATTACATGAAAGGAGTGGTTCTCTGTCTTGCCTATTGTGCCATCGCCGCTTGTTTCTTTTTCCATAGGGTTCCAATCA ATATTGATAACAGTTCATCCAGGAGCTTGACTGCTTAA